The proteins below come from a single Corylus avellana chromosome ca3, CavTom2PMs-1.0 genomic window:
- the LOC132174544 gene encoding DDRGK domain-containing protein 1-like translates to MEELFVAILSMLLFAALVPLYLWKRRHDSRTPDENEEEHEVPRRETVVRATGARRMRRRPAAGASTSAAAASVEEIVDESDDEAAVGDAKASTKKEKKRQEREAQRQGIQCLP, encoded by the exons ATGGAGGAACTTTTTGTTGCGATTCTCTCTATGCTTCTCTTTGCTGCATTAGTTCCACTATACCTGTGGAAACGCCGTCATGATTCTCGAACCCCGgatgaaaatgaagaagaacatGAG GTTCCAAGGAGGGAAACAGTTGTACGGGCTACTGGTGCTCGTCGAATGCGTCGGAGGCCAGCTGCGGGAGCTAGTACATCAGCTGCAGCAGCAAGTGTTGAAG AAATTGTTGATGAAAGTGATGATGAAGCTGCTGTGGGTGACGCTAAAGCATCAacgaagaaggaaaagaaacggCAAGAGCGGGAAGCACAACGTCAG GGCATCCAGTGCTTGCCTTGA
- the LOC132176015 gene encoding thiamine thiazole synthase, chloroplastic: MSTMASTFTSKPQRLALFDNSASSFHGTHLAPPSIRFQPVKAGSQPSISMSASSSPPYDLKAFTFDPIKESIVSREMTRRYMMDMITYADTDVVVVGAGSAGLSCAYELSKNPSVQIAIIEQSVSPGGGAWLGGQLFSAMVVRKPAHLFLDELGIEYDEQDNYVVIKHAALFTSTIMSKLLARPNVKLFNAVAAEDLIVKGGRVGGVVTNWALVSMNHDTQSCMDPNVMEAKVVVSSCGHDGPFGATGVKRLRSIGMIDTVPGMKALDMNVAEDAIVRLTREIVPGMIVTGMEVAEIDGAPRMGPTFGAMMISGQKAAHLALKALGLPNALDGSYVGGIHPELILAAADSAEIADA, translated from the exons ATGTCGACAATGGCCTCCACCTTCACCTCCAAACCCCAAAGACTCGCTCTTTTTGACAACTCCGCCTCCTCCTTCCATGGCACCCATCTGGCCCCACCCTCCATCCGCTTCCAGCCCGTCAAGGCTGGATCTCAACCCTCGATCTCCATGTCCGCCTCTTCATCTCCGCCGTACGATCTGAAGGCGTTCACGTTTGATCCCATCAAGGAGTCCATCGTTTCCCGCGAGATGACCCGGCGGTACATGATGGATATGATCACGTACGCCGACACCGACGTGGTGGTGGTGGGCGCGGGCTCCGCGGGGCTCTCGTGCGCCTACGAGCTCAGTAAGAACCCGTCCGTGCAGATCGCCATCATCGAGCAGTCTGTCAGCCCCGGTGGCGGCGCATGGCTCGGCGGCCAGCTCTTCTCGGCTATG GTTGTGCGCAAACCAGCGCATCTCTTCCTTGACGAGCTGGGCATCGAGTACGATGAGCAAGACAACTATGTGGTGATCAAGCACGCCGCTCTCTTCACCTCCACCATCATGAGCAAGCTCTTGGCTCGCCCCAACGTGAAGCTCTTCAATGCGGTGGCGGCGGAGGACTTGATCGTTAAAGGAGGGAGAGTTGGTGGGGTGGTCACCAACTGGGCCCTGGTGTCCATGAACCACGACACACAGTCGTGCATGGACCCCAATGTCATGGAGGCTAAAGTGGTGGTGAGCTCCTGCGGCCACGACGGGCCGTTTGGGGCCACCGGGGTCAAACGGCTCAGGAGTATCGGCATGATTGACACCGTGCCGGGGATGAAGGCGCTCGACATGAATGTGGCGGAGGATGCCATTGTGAGGCTCACCAGGGAGATTGTGCCTGGGATGATTGTGACGGGGATGGAGGTTGCTGAGATCGATGGAGCCCCAAGAATG GGGCCAACATTTGGAGCGATGATGATTTCAGGACAGAAGGCAGCTCACTTGGCCTTGAAGGCACTGGGACTTCCCAATGCTCTTGATGGGTCATATGTTGGAGGCATCCACCCGGAGCTGATCCTTGCAGCTGCAGATTCTGCTGAAATTGCAGACGCTTGA
- the LOC132173535 gene encoding thiamine thiazole synthase, chloroplastic: protein MSTMASTFTSKPQRLALFDNSASSFHGTHLAPPSIRFQPVKAGSQPSISMSASSSPPYDLKAFTFDPIKESIVSREMTRRYMMDMITYADTDVVVVGAGSAGLSCAYELSKNPSVQIAIIEQSVSPGGGAWLGGQLFSAMVVRKPAHLFLDELGIEYDEQDNYVVIKHAALFTSTIMSKLLARPNVKLFNAVAAEDLIVKGGRVGGVVTNWALVSMNHDTQSCMDPNVMEAKVVVSSCGHDGPFGATGVKRLRSIGMIDTVPGMKALDMNVAEDAIVRLTREIVPGMIVTGMEVAEIDGAPRMGPTFGAMMISGQKAAHLALKALGLPNALDGSYVGGIHPELILAAADSAEIADA, encoded by the exons ATGTCGACAATGGCCTCCACCTTCACCTCCAAACCCCAAAGACTCGCTCTTTTTGACAACTCCGCCTCCTCCTTCCATGGCACCCATCTGGCCCCACCCTCCATCCGCTTCCAGCCCGTCAAGGCTGGATCTCAACCCTCGATCTCCATGTCCGCCTCTTCATCTCCGCCGTACGATCTGAAGGCGTTCACGTTTGATCCCATCAAGGAGTCCATCGTTTCCCGCGAGATGACCCGGCGGTACATGATGGATATGATCACGTACGCCGACACCGACGTGGTGGTGGTGGGCGCGGGCTCCGCGGGGCTCTCGTGCGCCTACGAGCTCAGTAAGAACCCGTCCGTGCAGATCGCCATCATCGAGCAGTCTGTCAGCCCCGGTGGCGGCGCATGGCTCGGCGGCCAGCTCTTCTCGGCTATG GTTGTGCGCAAACCAGCGCATCTCTTCCTTGACGAGCTGGGCATCGAGTACGATGAGCAAGACAACTATGTTGTGATCAAGCACGCCGCTCTCTTCACCTCCACCATCATGAGCAAGCTCTTGGCTCGCCCCAACGTGAAGCTCTTCAACGCGGTGGCGGCGGAGGACTTGATCGTTAAAGGAGGGAGAGTTGGTGGGGTGGTCACCAACTGGGCCCTGGTGTCCATGAATCACGACACACAGTCGTGCATGGACCCCAATGTCATGGAGGCTAAGGTGGTGGTGAGCTCCTGCGGCCACGACGGGCCGTTTGGGGCCACCGGGGTCAAGAGGCTCAGGAGTATCGGCATGATTGACACCGTGCCGGGGATGAAGGCGCTGGACATGAATGTGGCGGAGGATGCCATTGTGAGGCTCACCAGGGAGATTGTGCCTGGGATGATTGTGACGGGGATGGAGGTTGCTGAGATTGATGGAGCCCCAAGAATG GGGCCAACATTTGGAGCGATGATGATTTCAGGACAGAAGGCAGCTCACTTGGCCTTGAAGGCACTGGGACTTCCCAATGCTCTTGATGGGTCATATGTTGGAGGCATCCACCCGGAGCTGATCCTTGCAGCTGCAGATTCTGCTGAAATTGCAGACGCTTGA